In the genome of Phaeodactylum tricornutum CCAP 1055/1 chromosome 18, whole genome shotgun sequence, one region contains:
- a CDS encoding predicted protein has translation MKRRNVCFSFSLLGLVLVSMLIVRQHRHYVKQAASGKLLSKRGGDRPHHFNVSHLPNANRSGARQSRTNTIQLYHDHAPNSRTVLLPAVPSSTSEERVRFAIGNYSDASNPLINCNITSQVLLHTDQMPWIMESLDSTGSKKTVGGDEFYVVYKDSNEEWDATAVAWIQDLHNGSYGLDFVTVPIKETFSNLTGHGNLTIYFQYSCGIGFTPQPLKDNWKDNGSTCLETTAHVKAPRIRVFQAPTISPNFSEFSRMVSFGDSLLQQLVFGYTRFFRKDVFWKANVNSELTSETLDKRFIPKLREWHGGDLQDPTVGLVIGSSVWDILQNQNIQKADFRDHLQACRLYIARVQKEFPNTTVFWKSPSTLHVHRMLPGCNKDRRCAERVRYMSASRSEFLYRGQKQIMAELRIPFLDLYEGYFLSAPYTVRGDGRHYQPKYDRRMLRWLYSNKTVTPSIFLE, from the coding sequence ATGAAAAGGCGGAATGTTTgcttctccttttctttgcttgGTCTAGTCCTGGTTTCAATGTTGATTGTTAGACAACACCGCCATTACGTCAAACAAGCTGCTTCCGGTAAGCTCTTGTCGAAACGAGGAGGCGACAGGCCTCATCACTTCAATGTCTCTCATTTGCCAAATGCAAATCGATCGGGTGCTAGACAATCAAGGACGAACACGATTCAGCTTTACCATGACCACGCTCCTAACTCGCGAACTGTTTTACTTCCGGCTGTACCGAGCTCCACATCAGAGGAGAGGGTGCGCTTCGCCATCGGAAATTATTCGGATGCCTCGAATCCACTCATCAACTGTAATATCACATCACAGGTCCTTTTGCACACGGACCAAATGCCCTGGATAATGGAAAGTCTCGATAGCACAggatcgaaaaagacggTCGGAGGTGACGAATTCTACGTTGTCTATAAAGATTCTAATGAAGAGTGGGATGCAACCGCTGTGGCATGGATTCAAGACCTGCACAATGGTTCATATGGGCTTGATTTCGTAACCGTACCTATCAAAGAAACCTTCAGTAATTTGACGGGCCATGGAAATTTGACCATATACTTCCAGTATTCGTGTGGTATCGGGTTTACCCCACAACCTCTAAAAGACAACTGGAAAGACAACGGATCCACCTGTTTGGAAACAACCGCGCATGTTAAGGCCCCTAGGATTCGAGTTTTCCAGGCTCCAACTATATCTCCTAATTTCTCCGAGTTTTCTAGAATGGTATCCTTCGGAGACTCACTTTTACAGCAGCTTGTATTCGGATATACAAgattctttcgaaaagatGTGTTTTGGAAGGCCAATGTCAATTCGGAGCTTACAAGCGAAACACTCGACAAGCGTTTCATACCTAAGCTTCGTGAGTGGCACGGCGGCGATCTGCAAGACCCCACCGTGGGCCTTGTAATTGGGTCTTCTGTTTGGGACATTCTTCAAAATCAGAATATTCAGAAGGCTGATTTTCGGGATCACTTACAAGCTTGTCGGCTGTATATTGCCCGTGTTCAAAAAGAATTTCCCAATACGACAGTTTTTTGGAAATCGCCTTCTACCTTGCATGTACATAGAATGCTTCCAGGATGTAACAAAGATCGGAGGTGCGCAGAGAGAGTGCGTTACATGAGTGCTTCCCGATCTGAATTTCTGTATCGTGGACAAAAACAAATAATGGCCGAGCTGCGCATCCCCTTTCTGGATCTCTATGAAGGATATTTCCTGTCGGCGCCTTACACGGTGCGCGGTGACGGACGTCACTATCAACCCAAATATGACCGTCGAATGTTGCGCTGGCTGTACAGCAATAAGACTGTGACTCCCAGCATATTTCTGGAGTGA
- a CDS encoding predicted protein — MSAQARVFSGYRRLFRARRNLFEGDVQAMKESRVAIKQEFVKNRGAVIAGEQFEGLLTMVDEAEDMLRHGIARGNLNPGTGNYEIKIKPEHVEGVEHSNMEPITADVVSKMERPMVETTCQSKK, encoded by the exons ATGTCGGCTCAAGCTAGAGTTTTTTCAGGCTACCGCCGCTTATTCCGTGCCCGCAGGAACTTATTTGAGGGCGATGTGCAGGCAATGAAGGAGTCTCGTGTTGCTATTAAGCAGGAATTTGTGAAAAACAGAGGTGCTGTGATAGCTGGAGAGCAATTTGAGGGCCTATTGACCATGGTGGACGAGGCTGAAGACATGCTGCGACACGGTATAGCCCGAGGCAATCTCAACCCTGGTACAGGAAACTATG AAATTAAAATCAAACCTGAACATGTTGAGGGCGTAGAGCATTCCAATATGGAACCAATAACTGCGGACGTTGTATCGAAAATGGAAAGACCAATGGTAGAGACAACTTGCCAATCGAAGAAATAA
- a CDS encoding predicted protein: protein METSTSTGADSHVSEQIFEFLVTELTHYSRAHCAPASDSQRDEEEALAMASEMVQAKVERMGYSVGYRITERLALNKTWNVAPNQDTAVAVASQQLEAVKFLCKDVWLELFAKQIDKLQTNHRGVFVLKDLSLKWMLRFPVGAEDSRIMAQQLLSYPCGIIRGCLSNLGIPAVVSCDFLADGQSMAACSFNIKVK from the coding sequence ATGGAAACTTCCACATCGACCGGAGCCGATTCCCACGTTTCGGAACAAATATTTGAATTCCTCGTGACCGAGTTGACTCACTACTCGCGGGCACACTGTGCGCCGGCGTCAGACAGTCAGcgcgacgaggaagaggctTTGGCTATGGCATCGGAAATGGTTCAAGCGAAAGTTGAGAGAATGGGATATTCCGTTGGCTACCGTATCACAGAACGGCTCGCCCTCAACAAGACCTGGAACGTTGCACCCAATCAAGATACtgccgttgctgttgcatCACAGCAGTTGGAAGCCGTCAAATTTCTGTGTAAAGACGTATGGCTAGAGTTGTTTGCCAAACAAATCGATAAACTTCAAACAAATCACCGCGGGGTGTTTGTTTTGAAGGACTTGTCCCTGAAATGGATGTTGAGGTTTCCAGTCGGTGCCGAAGATTCGCGTATTATGGCTCAGCAGCTACTGTCATACCCTTGTGGGATCATTCGGGGTTGTTTATCAAACTTGGGAATTCCAGCTGTGGTATCGTGTGACTTTTTAGCTGATGGACAAAGCATGGCAGCGTGCTCCTTCAACATCAAAGTGAAATGA